One Oncorhynchus masou masou isolate Uvic2021 chromosome 18, UVic_Omas_1.1, whole genome shotgun sequence DNA window includes the following coding sequences:
- the LOC135503871 gene encoding small ribosomal subunit protein eS21 isoform X2, protein MQNDAGEFVDLYVPRKCSASNRIIGAKDHASIQINIAEVDKATGRFNGQFKTYAICGAIRRMGEADDSLLRLAKTDSIVSK, encoded by the exons atgcaGAACGACGCTGGTGAATTCGTGGACCTGTACGTCCCACGTAAATG CTCTGCAAGCAACAGAATCATCGGCGCCAAGGACCACGCCTCTATCCAGATCAACATTGCTGAG GTTGACAAGGCAACCGGTCGCTTCAATGGCCAGTTCAAGACCTACGCTATCTGCGGTGCCATCCGTAGAATG GGCGAGGCTGACGACTCCCTCCTGAGGCTGGCTAAGACCGACAGCATCGTGTCAAAGTAA
- the LOC135503871 gene encoding small ribosomal subunit protein eS21 isoform X1, producing MQNDAGEFVDLYVPRKCSASNRIIGAKDHASIQINIAEVDKATGRFNGQFKTYAICGAIRRMGEADDSLLRLAKTDSIVSKNF from the exons atgcaGAACGACGCTGGTGAATTCGTGGACCTGTACGTCCCACGTAAATG CTCTGCAAGCAACAGAATCATCGGCGCCAAGGACCACGCCTCTATCCAGATCAACATTGCTGAG GTTGACAAGGCAACCGGTCGCTTCAATGGCCAGTTCAAGACCTACGCTATCTGCGGTGCCATCCGTAGAATG GGCGAGGCTGACGACTCCCTCCTGAGGCTGGCTAAGACCGACAGCATCGTGTCAAA